In a genomic window of Rhipicephalus sanguineus isolate Rsan-2018 unplaced genomic scaffold, BIME_Rsan_1.4 Seq1074, whole genome shotgun sequence:
- the LOC119376054 gene encoding uncharacterized protein LOC119376054 isoform X2 — translation MDWVNSSTTWNIHPSLAISVSMCTRVYLTTTGMEAKYGDTCQFNDSPPGTSATYCDDYRKLYLTFIIEPTQLVTYANSENYSEYMSTFETQSAVTEKLCDVKIRYRNLDISLALFDIECEDWQNECTNAESNVVQGTDRMSYIYQYMSGSGRTAASLLNRTDPSCP, via the exons ATGGACTGGGTGAACAGCAGCACCACGTGGAACATCCATCCTTCGCTGGCCATATCTGTGTCCATGTGCACGCGCGTCTACCTGACCACCACGGGCATGGAAGCCAAGTACGGCGACACCTGCCAGTTTAACGACTCTCCTCCGGGAACCTCGGCCACG TACTGCGACGACTACAGAAAGCTGTACCTCACCTTCATCATAGAACCGACGCAACTAGTGACGTACGCGAATTCCGAGAATTACAGCGAATACATGTCGACCTTCGAGACGCAGTCGGCTGTGACAGAAAAG CTTTGCGATGTCAAGATCCGCTACAGAAACCTGGACATCAGCCTGGCCCTGTTCGACATCGAGTGCGAAGACTGGCAGAACGAGTGCACCAATGCCGAGTCCAACGTCGTCCAGGGCACGGACAGGATGAGCTACATCTACCAGTACATGTCAGGCAGCGGAAGGACGGCTGCGTCACTGCTCAATCGTACGGACCCCTCTTGTCCCTGA